In Lates calcarifer isolate ASB-BC8 linkage group LG23, TLL_Latcal_v3, whole genome shotgun sequence, a single genomic region encodes these proteins:
- the map2k6 gene encoding dual specificity mitogen-activated protein kinase kinase 6, which produces MEGGSEKEGKVFCASPPPHQSKGEMSQPKGGKRKPVLKLSKEVFEQPTPAAVPPRDLDSKACVTIGEKNFEVKADDLEQICELGRGAYGVVDKMRHVPSGLIMAVKRIRATVNTQEQKRLLMDLDISMRTVDCFYTVTFYGALFREGDVWICMELMDTSLDKFYKQVIEKGMTIPEDILGKIAVSIVKALEHLHSNLQVIHRDVKPSNVLINTQGQVKMCDFGISGYLVDSVAKTMDAGCKPYMAPERINPETNQKGYNVKSDIWSLGITMIELAILRFPYDSWGTPFQQLKQVVEEPSPQLPADQFSPEFVDFTSQCLKKVSKERPTYTELMQHPFFTSHEAKETDVASFVKVILGD; this is translated from the exons GTAAGAGGAAGCCGGTGCTCAAGCTCTCCAAGGAGGTGTTTGAGCAGCCAACTCCTGCCGCAGT accCCCCAGAGATTTGGATTCGAAAGCTTGTGTAACCATCGGAGAGAAG AATTTCGAGGTGAAGGCAGATGACCTGGAGCAGATCTGCGAGCTCGGCCGAGGAGCGTACGGCGTGGTGGACAAGATGAGGCACGTGCCCAGTGGCCTGATCATGGCCGTCAAG cGGATTCGAGCCACAGTGAACACTCAGGAGCAGAAGAGGCTGCTCATGGACCTGGACATCTCCATGAGGACAGTGGACTGTTTCTACACAGTCACCTTCTATGGAGCACTATTCAGAGAG GGCGACGTCTGGATCTGCATGGAGCTGATGGACACCTCCCTGGATAAGTTCTACAAGCAGGTGATCGAGAAGGGCATGACCATCCCAGAGGACATCCTGGGAAAGATCGCCGTCTCA ATAGTAAAAGCTTTGGAGCATCTGCACAGCAATCTGCAAGTCATACACAGAG ATGTGAAGCCTTCCAACGTGCTCATCAACACGCAGGGCCAGGTCAAGATGTGTGACTTCGGCATCAGCGGCTACCTGGTCGACTCCGTGGCTAAAACCATGGACGCAGGCTGCAAACCTTACATGGCG CCGGAGAGGATCAACCCCGAGACGAACCAGAAAGGCTACAACGTCAAATCCGACATTTGGAGTTTAGGAATCACGATG ATCGAGCTCGCCATCCTGCGCTTCCCATACGACTCATGGGGTACGCCCTTCCAGCAGCTGAAGCAGGTGGTGGAAGAACCTTCGCCCCAGCTTCCTGCCGACCAGTTCTCTCCAGAGTTTGTGGACTTCACCTCTCAGTG CTTAAAGAAAGTTTCCAAAGAGCGGCCGACTTACACAGAACTCATG CAACATCCCTTCTTCACCTCCCATGAGGCCAAAGAAACCGACGTGGCTAGCTTTGTGAAAGTCATCTTGGGGGACTGA